A part of Rhodohalobacter barkolensis genomic DNA contains:
- a CDS encoding DUF2085 domain-containing protein yields the protein MKHRGLYLGVLSALTALVLFSLGSGLWGGSSGGHWTEQLFRGVCHQIPIRSFTFMGEPMAVNSRCFGVFTGLWTGWLLIPLLMRFTSKKKWPLFFLLFAALLQIIDYSGNFFLLWENTNSSRFLLGTLLGLGSSILVADLFQPKQTRD from the coding sequence ATGAAACACCGAGGCCTTTATCTTGGTGTTTTATCGGCTTTAACGGCATTGGTACTCTTCTCTTTGGGGAGCGGACTCTGGGGCGGTTCCAGTGGAGGTCATTGGACCGAGCAACTATTCAGAGGAGTTTGTCATCAAATCCCAATACGAAGTTTTACATTTATGGGTGAGCCCATGGCAGTGAACTCTCGTTGTTTTGGAGTTTTTACCGGTTTATGGACGGGATGGTTGCTCATTCCTTTGTTAATGAGGTTTACATCTAAAAAAAAATGGCCTTTATTTTTTCTTTTGTTTGCAGCCTTACTTCAAATCATCGATTATTCAGGCAACTTTTTTTTATTATGGGAAAACACAAATAGTTCACGTTTTCTGCTCGGTACACTATTAGGCTTGGGAAGTTCTATTTTAGTAGCCGATCTGTTTCAACCTAAACAAACACGAGATTAA
- a CDS encoding DUF4199 domain-containing protein: MDMEEVNENKTFSFNNYWPSVAIVGAIFSLVSFVIGLYFGYQQINSEPSGSFISPVMISSGVICLATAFAGLLAVWHYTKEVSPVMKLGQGALVGFLTGAAIVLFSTILNELWLLIDPEYTEKLIEATIANVEAMDLPSDARNDMVDAMAESMQGQSFFKQLFVGIPVPGLLNMGTAMIGVKLFAQKEDDISF, translated from the coding sequence ATGGATATGGAAGAGGTAAATGAGAACAAAACTTTTTCATTTAACAATTATTGGCCTTCAGTTGCTATTGTAGGAGCTATATTTAGCCTGGTAAGCTTCGTAATCGGACTCTATTTTGGGTATCAACAAATCAATTCGGAACCATCAGGTTCATTTATTTCACCTGTGATGATTAGCAGCGGTGTGATTTGCCTTGCAACGGCTTTTGCCGGTTTGCTTGCCGTTTGGCACTACACGAAAGAGGTGAGTCCTGTAATGAAGCTGGGTCAGGGCGCTTTGGTTGGATTTTTAACCGGTGCTGCTATTGTGCTTTTTAGTACCATTTTGAATGAGCTTTGGCTTTTGATCGATCCTGAATACACCGAAAAACTGATAGAAGCGACTATTGCGAATGTTGAAGCGATGGATCTGCCGTCTGATGCCAGAAATGATATGGTTGATGCCATGGCAGAATCGATGCAGGGACAGTCGTTTTTCAAGCAGCTGTTTGTAGGTATTCCCGTGCCGGGATTATTAAACATGGGTACAGCAATGATTGGAGTTAAATTATTTGCTCAAAAAGAAGACGATATTAGTTTCTAA